One genomic window of Streptomyces sp. WP-1 includes the following:
- a CDS encoding glycoside hydrolase family 15 protein, whose translation MAGRIEDYALIGDMQTAALVCRDGTVDWLCLPRFDSHAIFAGLLGTEEHGFWRLGPAHAADAEPPTAARRGYRGDSLILESEWDTPRGTVRVTDFMPPRDGAPQLIRIVEGVTGRVPMRSALRMRFSYGRVVPWVHKHEGRTVAVAGPDSVWFDTEAETYGKSLTTYADFTVAPGDRIAFTISWEPSHKRPPALPEPEQSLEATESFWRDWVEQCTYHGPYREAVIRSLITLKALTYAPTGGIVAAPTTSLPEDIGGVRNWDYRYTWLRDAAITLSSLLRTGYREEARAWREWLLRAVAGDPENLQIMYGIAGERELGEAELDWLPGYEDSAPVRVGNGAAHQLQLDVYGEVTEALHLAHMTGLARNDYASLLQLKLIRYLEDHWQEPDEGIWEVRGPRRHFVHSKVMAWVAVDRTIKLIESGDADGPLERWRELRDDIHRDVCEKGYDKERNTFTQSYGSQELDASLLLIPQMGFLPPDDKRVIGTIEAIQRELSTSDGFILRYPTEGQSEGVDGLPGDEGAFLACSFWMADDLAMIGRVDEARKLFEKLLALRNDLGLLAEEWDPRLQRQVGNFPQAFSHVPLIDTALRLTASGAYGG comes from the coding sequence GTGGCCGGGCGCATCGAAGACTACGCACTCATCGGAGACATGCAGACCGCCGCACTGGTCTGCCGGGACGGCACGGTGGACTGGCTGTGCCTGCCCCGCTTCGACTCGCATGCCATCTTCGCCGGCCTGCTGGGCACCGAGGAGCACGGCTTCTGGCGGCTCGGCCCGGCGCACGCGGCCGACGCCGAGCCGCCCACGGCGGCCCGCCGCGGCTACCGGGGCGACTCGCTGATCCTGGAATCGGAGTGGGACACCCCGCGCGGCACGGTCCGCGTGACCGATTTCATGCCCCCGCGTGACGGCGCGCCCCAGCTGATCCGGATCGTGGAGGGCGTCACCGGCCGGGTGCCGATGCGCTCGGCGCTGCGGATGCGGTTCTCCTACGGCCGGGTCGTGCCCTGGGTGCACAAGCACGAGGGCCGCACGGTCGCCGTCGCCGGGCCCGACTCGGTGTGGTTCGACACCGAGGCCGAGACCTACGGGAAGTCCCTGACGACCTACGCCGACTTCACGGTCGCCCCGGGTGACCGGATCGCGTTCACGATCTCCTGGGAGCCCTCGCACAAGCGCCCGCCCGCCCTGCCGGAGCCGGAGCAGTCGCTGGAGGCCACGGAGAGCTTCTGGCGCGACTGGGTCGAGCAGTGCACGTACCACGGGCCGTACCGCGAGGCCGTGATCCGCTCGCTGATCACCCTGAAGGCGCTGACGTACGCGCCGACCGGCGGCATCGTCGCGGCCCCCACCACCTCGCTGCCCGAGGACATCGGGGGCGTGCGCAACTGGGACTACCGCTACACCTGGCTGCGCGACGCCGCGATCACGCTGTCCTCGCTGCTGCGCACCGGCTACCGCGAGGAGGCCCGCGCCTGGCGCGAGTGGCTGCTGCGCGCGGTCGCGGGCGACCCGGAGAACCTCCAGATCATGTACGGCATCGCGGGCGAGCGCGAGCTGGGCGAGGCCGAGCTGGACTGGCTGCCCGGCTACGAGGACTCGGCCCCGGTCCGGGTCGGCAACGGCGCGGCCCACCAGCTCCAGCTGGATGTGTACGGCGAGGTCACCGAGGCCCTGCACCTGGCCCACATGACCGGCCTCGCCCGCAACGACTACGCGTCGCTGCTCCAGCTGAAGCTGATCCGCTACCTGGAGGACCACTGGCAGGAGCCGGACGAGGGCATCTGGGAGGTGCGCGGCCCGCGCCGGCACTTCGTGCACTCCAAGGTGATGGCCTGGGTCGCGGTGGACCGCACCATCAAGCTGATCGAGTCCGGGGACGCGGACGGCCCGCTGGAGCGCTGGCGCGAGCTGCGCGACGACATCCACCGGGACGTGTGCGAGAAGGGCTACGACAAGGAGCGCAACACCTTCACCCAGTCCTACGGCTCCCAGGAGCTGGACGCCTCCCTGCTGCTGATCCCGCAGATGGGCTTCCTGCCGCCGGACGACAAGCGCGTGATCGGCACCATCGAGGCGATCCAGCGCGAGCTGTCCACCTCCGACGGCTTCATCCTGCGCTACCCCACGGAGGGCCAGTCCGAGGGCGTGGACGGTCTGCCGGGCGACGAGGGCGCGTTCCTCGCCTGCTCGTTCTGGATGGCCGACGACCTCGCGATGATCGGCCGCGTCGACGAGGCCCGCAAGCTGTTCGAGAAGCTGCTCGCGCTGCGCA
- a CDS encoding CTP synthase, whose product MPPKSTTTKHIFVTGGVASSLGKGLTASSLGMLLKARGLRVVMQKLDPYLNVDPGTMNPFQHGEVFVTNDGAETDLDIGHYERFLDRDLDGSANVTTGQVYSTVIAKERRGEYLGDTVQVIPHITNEIKHRIRRMATDEVDVVITEVGGTVGDIESLPFLETVRQVRHEVGRDNVFVVHISLLPYIGPSGELKTKPTQHSVAALRNIGIQPDAIVLRCDREVPTAIKRKISLMCDVDEAAVVACPDARSIYDIPKVVHTEGLDAYVVRKLDLPFRDVDWTTWDDLLDRVHNPDHEVTLALVGKYIDLPDAYLSVTEALRAGGFANRARVKIKWVTSDDCKTPAGAKAQLAGVDGICIPGGFGDRGVLGKVGAIRYARENKIPLLGLCLGLQCIVIEAARNLAEIADANSTEFDPATAHPVISTMAEQLDIVAGEGDMGGTMRLGMYPAKLAEGSIVREVYEGKEYVEERHRHRYEVNNAYRADLEKKAGILFSGTSPDGKLVEYVEYPREVHPYLVATQAHPELRSRPTRPHPLFAGLVKAAVERKIAK is encoded by the coding sequence ATGCCGCCCAAATCTACGACGACCAAGCACATCTTCGTCACCGGGGGCGTCGCCTCCTCGCTCGGCAAGGGCCTCACCGCCTCCAGCCTGGGCATGCTGCTCAAGGCCCGCGGACTGCGCGTCGTGATGCAGAAGCTCGACCCGTACCTGAACGTCGACCCGGGCACGATGAACCCCTTCCAGCACGGTGAGGTGTTCGTCACCAACGACGGCGCCGAGACCGACCTGGACATCGGCCACTACGAGCGCTTCCTCGACCGCGACCTCGACGGCTCGGCCAACGTCACCACCGGCCAGGTCTACTCGACGGTGATCGCCAAGGAGCGCCGCGGCGAGTACCTCGGCGACACCGTGCAGGTCATCCCGCACATCACCAACGAGATCAAGCACCGCATCCGGCGCATGGCCACCGACGAGGTGGACGTCGTCATCACCGAGGTCGGCGGCACCGTCGGCGACATCGAGTCGCTGCCGTTCCTGGAGACCGTCCGCCAGGTCCGCCACGAGGTGGGCCGGGACAACGTCTTCGTGGTGCACATCTCCCTGCTGCCCTACATCGGCCCCTCCGGCGAGCTGAAGACCAAGCCGACCCAGCACTCGGTCGCCGCCCTGCGCAACATCGGTATCCAGCCGGACGCCATCGTGCTGCGCTGCGACCGCGAGGTCCCCACCGCCATCAAGCGCAAGATCTCGCTGATGTGCGACGTCGACGAGGCCGCGGTCGTCGCCTGCCCGGACGCCCGTTCGATCTACGACATCCCGAAGGTCGTGCACACCGAGGGCCTGGACGCCTACGTCGTGCGCAAGCTGGACCTGCCCTTCCGGGACGTGGACTGGACGACCTGGGACGACCTGCTGGACCGCGTCCACAACCCCGACCACGAGGTCACCCTCGCCCTGGTCGGCAAGTACATCGACCTGCCCGACGCCTACCTGTCGGTCACCGAGGCGCTGCGCGCCGGCGGCTTCGCCAACCGCGCCCGCGTCAAGATCAAGTGGGTCACCTCCGACGACTGCAAGACCCCGGCCGGCGCCAAGGCGCAGCTCGCCGGCGTCGACGGCATCTGCATCCCGGGCGGCTTCGGCGACCGCGGTGTGCTCGGCAAGGTCGGCGCCATCCGCTACGCCCGAGAGAACAAGATCCCGCTGCTCGGCCTCTGCCTGGGCCTGCAGTGCATCGTGATCGAGGCCGCGCGCAACCTGGCCGAGATCGCCGACGCCAACTCCACCGAGTTCGACCCGGCCACCGCCCACCCGGTGATCTCCACCATGGCCGAGCAGCTGGACATCGTGGCCGGCGAGGGCGACATGGGCGGCACCATGCGCCTGGGCATGTACCCGGCCAAACTGGCCGAGGGCTCCATCGTGCGCGAGGTGTACGAGGGCAAGGAGTACGTCGAGGAGCGCCACCGCCACCGTTACGAGGTGAACAACGCCTACCGCGCGGACCTGGAGAAGAAGGCGGGCATCCTGTTCTCCGGCACCTCCCCGGACGGCAAGCTCGTGGAGTACGTCGAGTACCCGCGCGAGGTGCACCCCTACCTGGTCGCCACCCAGGCGCACCCGGAGCTGCGCTCGCGTCCGACCCGCCCGCACCCGCTCTTCGCCGGTCTGGTGAAGGCGGCGGTCGAGCGGAAGATCGCCAAGTAA
- a CDS encoding NUDIX hydrolase translates to MTTIKDTPEEWEIRATETPFVGNKTSVRTDDVVMPDGSVVHRDYQVHPGSVAVLALDEQDRVLLINQYRHPVRHKLWEIPAGLLDVPGENPLHAAQRELYEEAHVKAEDWRVLTDVYTTPGGCDEAVRIFLARGVSEAEGERFAVEHEETDMAYARVPVDELVRRVLAGDVHNNCLVVGVLSLVAARGGDGLDALRPADAEWPARPFTS, encoded by the coding sequence ATGACGACGATCAAGGACACCCCCGAGGAGTGGGAGATCCGGGCGACGGAGACCCCCTTCGTCGGCAACAAGACCTCGGTGCGCACCGACGACGTGGTCATGCCCGACGGCTCGGTGGTCCACCGCGACTACCAGGTCCACCCGGGCTCGGTCGCCGTCCTCGCCCTCGACGAGCAGGACCGGGTGCTGCTGATCAACCAGTACCGCCACCCGGTGCGGCACAAGCTGTGGGAGATCCCGGCCGGACTGCTCGACGTGCCCGGCGAGAACCCGCTGCACGCCGCCCAGCGCGAGCTGTACGAGGAGGCGCACGTCAAGGCCGAGGACTGGCGGGTGCTGACCGACGTGTACACCACCCCCGGCGGCTGCGACGAGGCCGTACGGATCTTCCTCGCCCGGGGGGTCTCCGAGGCCGAGGGGGAGCGCTTCGCGGTGGAGCACGAGGAGACCGACATGGCGTACGCGCGGGTGCCGGTCGACGAGCTGGTGCGCCGTGTCCTCGCCGGTGATGTGCACAACAACTGCCTGGTCGTCGGGGTCCTCTCGCTGGTGGCCGCGCGCGGCGGGGACGGCCTGGACGCGCTGCGCCCGGCGGACGCCGAGTGGCCGGCCCGGCCCTTCACGTCCTGA
- a CDS encoding tetratricopeptide repeat protein, translated as MTDQAVDTGDARLSAPSADGDRFLGRARELKELRADIERAGLDTLAGRKPPRARVLLIAGRPGSGRTTLAEELVRQVAHRYPDGVLRARLADPDGTPVPVERAARELLGALRVPAPAGAAEDDLAQALRTALADRKKLLLLDDATGAEQVDALLPDAPDCLVVAVSKGPLTGISDVRPCTLGGLDTKSALELLTRYTGSVRITVDPRSAESLVEACQGHPATLVLAGGWLAARPQASVADLARRMHTPGEGAEEPDATPLARIFRLVHEALPGPAARTLRLLSLAPAGPVDDQTASALAGCSVEAARATLDDFVALGLLRPADSPLAEYDIPGWLHPLLRSLAEAQERPGELQLARARMLERTVRLLHSCRTITETDSDRSREKIQGLPRPLRFADPRAAAEWLRVRKPALLASARLAVADGELDTLARRLLSQLVRALAAHIGTQAAAVDLYGVHGLVLDVAERRGLPRERAAALLNLGDLDAQTGRTQGALARFRAALDAGREANDPYATGRAMESVGGAHLELGDYDRAADWFGRALADRLARGERAEAARLYGRIATAHTYAGRYGEALRNWRAACAAYRKGGDVAALARALSETARVQEYAGRPQESLRTCQDAVEWARRAEDVRLQAALQLRLADTLERLGDPTAARLHRATAGRLLSEEAPQQPSQQATSPERDPDACEIRSASDED; from the coding sequence GTGACGGATCAGGCGGTGGACACAGGCGATGCGCGGCTGTCCGCGCCCTCGGCCGACGGGGACCGATTCCTGGGCCGTGCACGGGAGTTGAAGGAGTTGCGCGCCGACATCGAGCGCGCGGGCCTGGACACCCTCGCCGGCCGCAAGCCGCCCCGCGCGCGGGTGCTGCTGATCGCGGGCCGCCCCGGATCCGGCCGCACCACCCTCGCCGAGGAACTCGTCCGCCAGGTCGCCCACCGTTACCCCGACGGGGTGCTGCGCGCCCGGCTCGCCGACCCCGACGGCACCCCCGTACCGGTCGAGCGTGCCGCCCGCGAACTGCTCGGCGCGCTGCGCGTGCCCGCCCCGGCCGGCGCCGCCGAGGACGACCTCGCCCAGGCCCTGCGCACCGCCCTCGCCGACCGCAAGAAGCTCCTGCTGCTGGACGACGCGACCGGCGCCGAACAGGTCGACGCCCTGCTCCCGGACGCCCCGGACTGCCTGGTGGTGGCCGTCTCCAAGGGCCCGCTCACCGGCATCTCGGACGTCCGTCCCTGCACCCTGGGCGGCCTGGACACCAAGTCCGCGCTCGAACTGCTCACCCGCTACACCGGCTCGGTCCGCATCACCGTGGACCCGCGCTCCGCCGAGAGCCTGGTGGAGGCGTGCCAGGGCCACCCGGCCACGCTGGTGCTGGCCGGCGGCTGGCTCGCCGCCCGCCCCCAGGCGTCCGTCGCCGACCTGGCCAGGCGGATGCACACCCCGGGGGAGGGCGCGGAGGAGCCGGACGCCACCCCGCTGGCCCGGATCTTCCGGCTGGTCCACGAGGCACTGCCCGGCCCCGCCGCCCGGACCCTGCGCCTGCTGAGCCTCGCCCCGGCCGGCCCGGTCGACGACCAGACCGCCTCCGCGCTGGCCGGCTGCTCCGTCGAGGCCGCCCGCGCCACCCTGGACGACTTCGTCGCCCTCGGCCTGCTGCGCCCGGCCGACTCGCCGCTCGCCGAGTACGACATCCCCGGCTGGCTGCACCCGCTGCTGCGCTCGCTCGCCGAGGCCCAGGAGCGGCCGGGGGAGCTCCAGCTGGCCCGGGCGCGGATGCTGGAGCGGACCGTACGGCTGCTGCACTCCTGCCGGACCATCACCGAGACGGACAGCGACCGCTCCCGGGAGAAGATCCAGGGCCTGCCCCGGCCGCTGCGCTTCGCCGACCCCCGCGCGGCCGCGGAGTGGCTGCGCGTCCGCAAGCCCGCGCTGCTGGCCTCCGCCCGGCTCGCGGTGGCCGACGGAGAGCTGGACACCCTGGCGAGGCGGCTGCTGTCGCAGCTGGTCAGGGCGCTGGCCGCGCATATCGGCACCCAGGCCGCCGCCGTCGATCTGTACGGCGTGCACGGCCTCGTCCTCGATGTCGCCGAGCGGCGCGGACTGCCCCGGGAGCGGGCGGCGGCGCTGCTGAACCTGGGCGATCTGGACGCCCAGACCGGCCGTACCCAGGGCGCGCTGGCCCGCTTCCGGGCCGCGCTGGACGCCGGACGCGAGGCGAACGACCCGTACGCGACCGGCCGCGCGATGGAATCCGTAGGCGGCGCCCATCTGGAGCTGGGGGACTACGACCGGGCCGCCGACTGGTTCGGGCGCGCGCTGGCCGACCGGCTGGCCCGCGGTGAGCGCGCCGAGGCCGCGCGGCTCTACGGCCGGATCGCCACCGCCCACACCTACGCGGGCCGTTACGGCGAGGCGCTGCGCAACTGGCGGGCGGCCTGCGCGGCCTACCGCAAGGGCGGCGATGTGGCCGCCCTGGCACGGGCGTTGAGCGAGACGGCCCGGGTGCAGGAGTACGCGGGGCGCCCCCAGGAATCGCTGCGCACCTGCCAGGACGCGGTGGAGTGGGCGCGGCGCGCGGAGGACGTCCGCCTCCAGGCCGCGTTGCAGCTGCGTCTCGCGGACACCCTGGAGCGCCTCGGCGACCCGACGGCGGCCCGGTTGCACCGGGCGACGGCCGGGCGTCTCCTCAGCGAGGAGGCACCGCAGCAGCCGTCACAGCAGGCCACAAGCCCGGAACGGGACCCTGACGCCTGCGAAATCCGCAGTGCATCCGATGAAGATTGA
- the ald gene encoding alanine dehydrogenase: MIDVKVGIPREVKNNEFRVAITPAGVHELVRNGHQVVIERGAGLGSSITDAEYVAAGGQILDTADEVWAAADLLLKVKEPIAEEYHRLRKDQILFTYLHLAASKECTDALIESGTTAIAYETVELPNRALPLLAPMSEVAGRLAPQVGAYQLMRANGGRGVLPGGVPGVTPAKAVVIGGGVSGWNATQVAVGMGFDVTLLDRDINKLREADKIFGTKVKAIMSNTFELEKAVLEADLVIGAVLIPGAKAPKLVTNELVARMKPGSVLVDIAIDQGGCFEDSRPTTHAEPTFQVHNSVFYCVANMPGAVPNTSTNALTNATLPYIVSLANNGWVEALRRDAALARGLNTHDGKVVYKEVAEAHGLEHIELASLLG, encoded by the coding sequence GTGATCGACGTGAAGGTCGGCATCCCCCGCGAGGTCAAGAACAACGAGTTCCGGGTGGCCATCACCCCCGCCGGCGTGCACGAGCTGGTGCGCAACGGCCACCAGGTCGTCATCGAGCGGGGCGCCGGCCTCGGCTCCTCGATCACGGACGCCGAGTACGTGGCCGCCGGTGGCCAGATCCTGGACACCGCCGACGAGGTCTGGGCCGCCGCCGACCTGCTGCTCAAGGTCAAGGAGCCGATCGCGGAGGAGTACCACCGCCTTCGCAAGGACCAGATCCTCTTCACGTACCTGCACCTGGCCGCCTCCAAGGAGTGCACGGACGCGCTGATCGAGTCCGGCACCACCGCCATCGCCTACGAGACGGTCGAGCTGCCGAACCGCGCGCTCCCGCTGCTCGCCCCGATGTCCGAGGTCGCGGGCCGGCTCGCCCCGCAGGTCGGCGCCTACCAGCTGATGCGCGCCAACGGCGGCCGCGGTGTGCTGCCCGGCGGTGTCCCGGGTGTGACCCCGGCCAAGGCCGTGGTCATCGGCGGCGGCGTCTCCGGCTGGAACGCCACCCAGGTCGCCGTCGGCATGGGCTTCGACGTGACCCTGCTCGACCGCGACATCAACAAGCTGCGCGAGGCCGACAAGATCTTCGGTACGAAGGTCAAGGCGATCATGTCGAACACCTTCGAGCTGGAGAAGGCCGTCCTGGAGGCCGACCTGGTCATCGGCGCGGTGCTGATCCCGGGCGCCAAGGCCCCGAAGCTCGTCACCAACGAGCTGGTCGCCCGCATGAAGCCCGGAAGTGTCCTTGTCGACATCGCGATCGACCAGGGCGGCTGCTTCGAGGACTCCCGTCCCACCACGCACGCCGAGCCGACCTTCCAGGTCCACAACTCGGTCTTCTACTGCGTCGCCAACATGCCGGGCGCGGTGCCGAACACCTCCACCAACGCGCTCACCAACGCGACGCTGCCGTACATCGTCTCCCTCGCCAACAACGGCTGGGTCGAGGCGCTGCGCCGCGACGCCGCGCTCGCCCGGGGTCTCAACACCCATGACGGCAAGGTCGTCTACAAGGAGGTCGCCGAGGCCCACGGCCTGGAGCACATCGAGCTGGCCTCGCTGCTCGGCTGA
- a CDS encoding ParA family protein — protein MPAGGQGPAGFEAVGSVAVRTFAAHQSPGTQMPRTAHQSMDGHHVNAMAGDGSGAPHNPLADYDELPEGHFYDPDAEYEPDPEYAATLAPDAARQRRERVGPTGRPLPYFPIPGPLTDHGPAKIIAMCNQKGGVGKTTSTINLGAALAEYGRRVLLVDFDPQGALSVGLGVNPMELDLTVYNLLMERGMSADEVLLKTAVPNMDLLPSNIDLSAAEVQLVSEVARESTLQRALKPLLPDYDYIVIDCQPSLGLLTVNALTAAHKVIVPLECEFFALRGVALLTETIEKVQERLNPDLELDGILATMYDSRTVHSREVLARVVEAFDDHVYHTVIGRTVRFPETTVAGEPITTYASNSVGAAAYRQLAREVLARCHAE, from the coding sequence ATGCCCGCAGGGGGCCAGGGGCCCGCGGGATTCGAGGCTGTCGGCTCCGTAGCTGTGCGCACCTTCGCAGCCCACCAGAGTCCGGGAACCCAGATGCCCCGGACAGCACACCAGAGCATGGATGGCCATCACGTGAACGCCATGGCCGGCGACGGAAGTGGCGCGCCCCACAACCCACTCGCCGACTACGACGAACTGCCCGAGGGGCACTTCTACGACCCCGACGCCGAGTACGAGCCCGATCCGGAGTACGCGGCCACGCTCGCGCCCGACGCGGCCCGCCAGCGCCGTGAGCGCGTCGGTCCCACCGGTCGCCCGCTGCCGTACTTCCCGATCCCGGGCCCGCTGACCGACCACGGCCCCGCGAAGATCATCGCGATGTGCAACCAGAAGGGCGGCGTCGGCAAGACGACGTCGACCATCAACCTGGGTGCCGCGCTCGCGGAGTACGGCCGGCGGGTACTGCTCGTGGACTTCGACCCGCAGGGCGCGCTGTCGGTGGGTCTCGGCGTCAACCCCATGGAACTCGACCTCACGGTCTACAACCTGCTCATGGAGCGGGGCATGTCCGCGGACGAGGTCCTGCTGAAGACCGCGGTCCCCAACATGGACCTGCTGCCCTCCAACATCGACCTGTCGGCCGCCGAGGTCCAGCTGGTCTCCGAGGTCGCGCGCGAGTCCACGCTGCAGCGGGCGCTCAAGCCGCTGCTGCCCGACTACGACTACATCGTGATCGACTGCCAGCCCTCGCTGGGCCTGCTCACGGTGAACGCGCTGACCGCCGCGCACAAGGTGATCGTGCCGCTGGAGTGCGAGTTCTTCGCGCTGCGCGGTGTGGCCCTGCTGACCGAGACCATCGAGAAGGTCCAGGAGCGGCTCAACCCCGACCTGGAGCTGGACGGCATCCTCGCCACCATGTACGACTCGCGCACGGTCCACAGCCGCGAGGTCCTGGCCCGGGTGGTCGAGGCGTTCGACGACCACGTCTACCACACGGTCATCGGGCGTACGGTCCGCTTCCCGGAGACCACGGTCGCCGGTGAGCCGATCACCACCTACGCCTCCAACTCCGTCGGTGCCGCCGCCTATCGTCAGCTCGCCAGGGAGGTGCTCGCCCGGTGTCACGCCGAGTGA
- a CDS encoding ScpA family protein — translation MTSSDRSPSGNAGPRRALGRGPGASVAEAGDTAEPGGPPRPPVPPRAAPAHGGGPHQEVSGAAEPEEAPDGVFKVRLANFEGPFDLLLQLISKHKLDVTEVALSKVTDEFMAHIRAMGPDWDLDQTTEFLVVAATLLDLKAARLLPAAEVEDEGDLALLEARDLLFARLLQYRAYKQIADIFSARVDEEARRYPRTVGLEPEHAELLPEVVISIGPEGFAKLAVKAMQPRPEPRVYVDHIHAPLVSVQEQAQVVVERLRELGEASFRVLVADTDDTLTVVARFLALLELYREKAVALEQEAALGELLVRWTGGDGAAQPRVTDEFDRPPELPGPEEERKP, via the coding sequence ATGACCTCGTCCGACCGCTCCCCCTCCGGCAACGCCGGTCCTCGGCGTGCGCTCGGCCGGGGTCCGGGCGCGTCCGTGGCCGAGGCCGGGGACACGGCGGAGCCCGGTGGGCCGCCGCGCCCACCCGTTCCGCCGCGCGCAGCGCCTGCCCACGGCGGCGGCCCGCACCAGGAAGTGTCCGGCGCCGCCGAACCCGAGGAGGCGCCCGACGGTGTCTTCAAGGTCCGGCTCGCCAACTTCGAGGGGCCCTTCGATCTGCTGCTCCAGCTGATCTCCAAGCACAAGCTGGACGTGACCGAGGTCGCGCTGTCCAAGGTCACCGACGAGTTCATGGCGCACATCCGCGCGATGGGGCCGGACTGGGACCTGGACCAGACGACCGAGTTCCTCGTCGTCGCGGCCACGCTGCTCGACCTGAAGGCGGCCCGGCTGCTGCCCGCCGCCGAGGTGGAGGACGAGGGCGACCTGGCGCTGCTCGAAGCGCGCGACCTGCTGTTCGCGCGGCTGCTCCAGTACCGGGCGTACAAGCAGATCGCCGACATCTTCAGCGCCCGCGTCGACGAGGAGGCCCGCCGCTACCCCCGTACCGTCGGCCTCGAACCCGAGCACGCCGAGCTGCTGCCCGAGGTCGTGATCAGCATCGGGCCCGAGGGCTTCGCGAAGCTCGCGGTCAAGGCGATGCAGCCCCGGCCCGAGCCGCGGGTGTACGTCGACCACATCCACGCCCCGCTGGTCAGCGTGCAGGAGCAGGCCCAGGTCGTGGTCGAGCGGCTGCGCGAGCTGGGCGAGGCCAGCTTCCGGGTGCTCGTCGCGGACACCGACGACACGCTCACCGTCGTGGCCCGCTTCCTGGCACTCCTGGAGCTGTACCGGGAGAAGGCCGTCGCCCTGGAGCAGGAGGCCGCCCTCGGGGAGCTGCTGGTGCGCTGGACCGGCGGGGACGGGGCGGCGCAGCCGAGGGTCACCGACGAGTTCGACCGGCCGCCCGAGCTCCCCGGGCCCGAGGAGGAGAGGAAGCCGTGA
- the scpB gene encoding SMC-Scp complex subunit ScpB — protein MSETTEAPAGPGDVAGLELRPALEAVLMVVDEPATEEHLARILERPRRQIADALRALADEYTAQGRGFELRQVAGGWRFYTRAAYAPAVERLVLDGQTARLTQAALETLAVVAYRQPVSRSRVSAVRGVNCDGVMRTLLQRGLVEEAGAEPETGAILYRTTNYFLERMGLRGLDELPELAPFLPEAEAIEAETQEGVPSFDPDAPDAPGAEDADD, from the coding sequence GTGAGCGAGACCACCGAGGCCCCCGCGGGCCCGGGCGACGTCGCCGGCCTGGAGCTGCGGCCCGCCCTGGAGGCCGTCCTCATGGTCGTGGACGAGCCCGCGACCGAGGAGCACCTCGCCAGGATCCTGGAGCGGCCCCGGCGGCAGATCGCGGACGCGCTGCGGGCGCTGGCCGACGAGTACACCGCGCAGGGCCGCGGCTTCGAGCTGCGCCAGGTCGCGGGCGGCTGGCGCTTCTACACCCGCGCCGCCTACGCGCCCGCCGTGGAGCGGCTGGTCCTGGACGGCCAGACGGCCCGGCTCACCCAGGCCGCGCTCGAGACCCTCGCGGTCGTCGCCTACCGCCAGCCGGTCAGCCGCAGCCGGGTCTCCGCCGTACGCGGAGTGAACTGTGACGGTGTGATGCGCACCCTGCTCCAGCGCGGTCTGGTCGAGGAGGCGGGCGCGGAACCCGAAACAGGTGCGATCCTGTACAGGACGACGAACTACTTCCTGGAGCGGATGGGCCTGCGCGGCCTGGACGAGCTCCCGGAACTCGCGCCCTTCCTCCCCGAGGCGGAGGCGATCGAGGCCGAGACCCAGGAGGGAGTCCCGTCGTTCGACCCGGACGCGCCCGACGCGCCGGGTGCAGAGGACGCAGACGACTAA